The DNA region GGCTGCGCCGCCGAGGGCGATCGAGCCGGCGGCGGCGCCGACACGGCCGCCACGAACCCCTTCTTCACCGAATGGGACACCCCCTACGGCACGCCGCCGTTCGACCGCATCGCGCTGGCCCACTACGAGCCGGCCTTCGCCGAGGGCATGAAGCGCCACGACGCGGAGATCGCGGCGATCGTCGCCGACCCCGCCGCGCCCACCTTCGAGAACACCATCGCGGCCATGGACCGGGCCGGCGCCCTGCTGCGCCGTGTCGGCAACGTGTTCAGCGCCATGAACGGCACCATGAGCGACGACGAGATGCGGGCCATCGCCAAGCGCGTGGCGCCGCTGCGGTCCCAGCACCGCGACGCGATCCTGCTCAACGCCGAGCTCTTCGCCCGCGTCGACGCGGTGCATGCCGGGCTCGACCAGCTCGAACTCGACGCGGAGCAGCGCCGCCTGGTCACCGAGACCTGGAAGGAGTTCGTGCGCGGCGGCGCCAACCTCGCCGACGCCGACAAGGAGAAGCTGAAGGCCCTGAACGAGGAGCTGTCGCTGCTCTCGCTCGAATTCGGCGAGAACGTGCTGAAGGACACCAACGACTTCGTCATGTTCGTCACCGACGCGGCCGACCTCGACGGGCTGCCCGAGGCCTCCATCGAGGCCGCGGCCGAGGAGGCGAACGGGCGCGACCATGCGGGCGAGTGGGCGTTCACCATCCACAAGCCCAGCCTGATCCCCTTCCTGCAGTACAGCACCAGGCGCGACCTGCGGGAGAAGATGTACAAGGCCTACATCAACCAGGGTGACAACGGCAACGAATCCGACAACAACCGGATCGCCGCGAAGATGGCCTCCCTGCGCGTCGAGCGCGCCAACCTGCTCGGCTTCCCGAGCCACGCCGCCTACGTCCTGGACGACAACATGGCCCGGACGCCCGACGCGGTGTACGACCTGCTGAACAAGCTGTGGGAGCCGTCGCTGGCCAAGGCCCGCGCGGAGGCCGCCGAGTTCCAGGCCATGATCGACGCCGGGAACGGCGGCTTCGAACTCGCCGCCTGGGACTGGTGGTACTACGCCGAGAAGGTGAAGAAGGCCAAGTACGACCTGGACGAGGCCATGCTGCGTCC from bacterium includes:
- a CDS encoding M3 family metallopeptidase: MRKAILIMAILGTMGGCAAEGDRAGGGADTAATNPFFTEWDTPYGTPPFDRIALAHYEPAFAEGMKRHDAEIAAIVADPAAPTFENTIAAMDRAGALLRRVGNVFSAMNGTMSDDEMRAIAKRVAPLRSQHRDAILLNAELFARVDAVHAGLDQLELDAEQRRLVTETWKEFVRGGANLADADKEKLKALNEELSLLSLEFGENVLKDTNDFVMFVTDAADLDGLPEASIEAAAEEANGRDHAGEWAFTIHKPSLIPFLQYSTRRDLREKMYKAYINQGDNGNESDNNRIAAKMASLRVERANLLGFPSHAAYVLDDNMARTPDAVYDLLNKLWEPSLAKARAEAAEFQAMIDAGNGGFELAAWDWWYYAEKVKKAKYDLDEAMLRPYFELENVRAGLFDVVNRLWGITFNERPDIPVYQADVKAYEVRDRGGELLAIWYSDYFPRESKRGGAWMSSFRKQFMRDGERVIPVIYNVGNFTKPTADKPALLSVDEVGTMYHEFGHALHGMMSMCQFQSLSGTAVARDFVEMPSQVMENWAFEPEVLDVYAKHYQTGERIPQELVDKLERSKQFNQGFASTEYLAASLLDMDWHTLETTELQDVPAFEKASLDRMGLIPEIAPRYRTTYFRHIFAGGYSAGYYSYVWAEVYDADAYQAFRETGNIFDPQTAQSFRTNILAAGGSEDPLVLYERFRGKDPSIAPLLERKGLN